From Watersipora subatra chromosome 2, tzWatSuba1.1, whole genome shotgun sequence, one genomic window encodes:
- the LOC137388480 gene encoding putative nuclease HARBI1, whose protein sequence is MARKPWNVKVFLKMAALKGPLKLLVLLHLRRRARRRQPPLRSFWVRSIYKRQKTHGQFHSLFRELASGDREYFFRYMRMSPERFEHLLSLVSPHMKERRCRSREVISHKERLALTIRYLATGDSQQSQSFNFRIGRSTVCKIIKEVCQAIWDGLYSKYLCTPKTKEEWATIGEQFTEKWHFPNVLGAIDGKHIMIDCPKFGGSLYYNYKHFHSTVLLAMCDANYLFTYVSIGSFGRDNDAAIFSQSSFFNSFNDAKHDLPSAKSVNGTLLPYMLLGDDIFPLKPWLMKPYPGQILTQDQKVYNYRLSASRRTIDNSFGIMSARWRIFRRPIRASIETVDKIVQACVCLHNYLGLTDNATYIPAGFVDSYDSTGNVVPGDWREVKQMALVNLDRIAGPNYTTNAKLVREQFKNYFNSAEGSLSWQVEYVNSCGKRLD, encoded by the exons ATGGCCAGGAAGCCTTGGAATGTCAAGGTCTTCTTAAAAATGGCCGCTCTCAAAGGACCGTTAAAATTGCTCGTACTACTTCATTTGAGACGAAGAGCAAGAAGAAGACAGCCACCATTGCGGAGTTTTTGGGTTCGAAGCATCTATAAACGCCAAAAAACACACGGACAGTTCCATTCTTTGTTTAGAGAACTGGCAAGTGGCGACAGAGAGTATTTCTTCAG ATATATGCGGATGTCACCAGAGCGGTTCGAGCATTTGCTCAGTTTGGTGTCACCACATATGAAAGAAAGGCGATGCCGAAGTCGAGAGGTGATCTCGCACAAGGAACGACTTGCACTTACCATCCGGTATCTAGCTACAG GCGATTCACAACAGTCGCAGTCATTCAATTTCCGAATTGGACGTAGCACTGTGTGCAAAATTATCAAAGAAGTTTGCCAGGCCATATGGGATGGTCTTTATTCAAAATACCTCTGTACGCCAAAGACCAAGGAAGAATGGGCCACCATCGGTGAACAATTCACAGAAAAGTGGCACTTCCCTAATGTGTTAGGGGCGATAGATGGAAAACACATTATGATAGACTGCCCTAAATTTGGTGGATCGTTGTATTACAACTACAAACATTTCCATAGTACTGTTTTGCTAGCAATGTGCGATGCCAATTATCTGTTCACATATGTGAGCATTGGCAGTTTTGGGAGAGACAACGACGCCGCCATTTTTAGCCAGTCATCATTTTTCAACAGCTTCAATGATGCGAAGCACGACCTCCCTTCAGCAAAATCGGTGAATGGAACATTGCTACCATACATGCTATTAGGTGACGACATATTTCCACTGAAACCGTGGCTGATGAAGCCATATCCAGGTCAAATCCTCACACAAGACCAGAAGGTTTATAATTACCGTCTGTCAGCGTCAAGGCGCACCATCGACAACTCTTTTGGCATTATGTCCGCTCGCTGGCGGATTTTCCGCAGGCCAATCAGGGCATCCATAGAAACAGTCGACAAAATTGTGCAGGCTTGCGTTTGCCTGCACAATTACTTAGGCTTGACTGACAATGCCACCTACATACCGGCCGGGTTTGTTGACAGTTACGATAGCACTGGCAATGTAGTCCCGGGAGACTGGAGAGAAGTGAAGCAGATGGCACTAGTCAACCTAGATCGCATAGCTGGCCCTAATTACACAACCAACGCAAAACTTGTAAGGGAGcagtttaaaaattatttcaacagCGCTGAAGGCAGCCTGAGCTGGCAAGTGGAATACGTTAATAGTTGCGGGAAAAGGCTTGACTAA
- the LOC137388478 gene encoding piggyBac transposable element-derived protein 3-like: MASRSRVKIEDILEIIDGNDSEIEDYEESDSDEDCRHVPKRVRLSYRWREKVFQPPNLAFTGAKMEAPANQNIKTPYQYFQQFVTADMIDGMVDNTNLYSTQKTGKSINTTKKEVEQMMGMYFHMGLVRMSSVRQYWEQGTNYVPVSSVMPRNRFQQLTTQLHFVNNSSILDEQKKDKLWKIRPWLDSLRDQCLKVTTEERNSIDEMMVQYRGTTSPIRQYIKSKPHPWGFKVWAGTSGMLFDFDIYQGGDGTRSHLGQGRDVVMKLVSTLAKNSNYKIYAVNLFTSVPLLEKLLGWELQYTGTVRQNRLPNCNIKGEKELKKEGRGSFDFRVEDTHNISAVKWFDNRAVTLLSTHTCVEPLRMAGRWDKTAKKRINVSMPAIVADYNNHMGGITILDSFLAKYRFRMRSRRWYIYLSWHFLSVALVNSWLMYKRECRLLQLPDQ; this comes from the exons ATGGCTTCTCGATCTCGCGTGAAAATAGAGGATATACTAGAAATTATTGACGGCAATGACAGTGAAATTGAAGATTATGAGGAGAGTGATTCAGATGAAGATTG CCGGCATGTACCAAAAAGAGTCCGGCTCTCATACCGCTGGAGGGAAAAGGTCTTTCAACCACCAAATTTGGCATTCACCGGTGCCAAAATGGAGGCTCCAGCTAACCAGAATATAAAAACACCATATCAGTACTTTCAACAATTTGTGACTGCTGATATGATTGATGGCATGGTTGACAATACCAACCTCTACAGCACACAAAAAACGGGAAAAAGCATCAACACCACGAAGAAAGAAGTAGAGCAGATGATGGGAATGTATTTTCATATGGGCCTTGTACGAATGAGCAGCGTGAGACAATACTGGGAACAAGGTACCAACTATGTACCAGTAAGTAGTGTAATGCCACGGAATAGGTTCCAACAGCTTACTACCCAACTGCACTTTGTCAACAATAGCAGCATATTAGATGAACAGAAGAAAGACAAGCTTTGGAAAATTCGACCATGGTTAGACAGTCTGAGGGATCAGTGCCTAAAAGTAACAACTGAAGAGCGCAACTCAATTGATGAAATGATGGTACAGTATCGAGGAACAACCAGCCCAATCAGGCAGTATATAAAAAGCAAACCACATCCATGGGGATTCAAGGTATGGg CTGGTACCAGCGGAATGCTCTTTGACTTTGACATTTATCAAGGTGGCGATGGCACCCGAAGCCATCTTGGCCAAGGTAGAGATGTAGTGATGAAGCTTGTCTCTACACTAGCAAAGAATTCAAACTATAAGATCTATGCAGTCAATTTATTTACCAGTGTTCCACTCTTGGAGAAACTTTTAGGGTGGGAATTACAGTACACTGGCACTGTCAGACAGAATCGGCTTCCAAACTGTAACATTAAAGGTGAAAAAGAGCTCAAGAAGGAAGGCAGAGGGTCATTTGACTTTCGGGTCGAAGACACTCACAACATTTCGGCTGTTAAATGGTTTGACAACCGAGCAGTGACATTGCTCTCGACCCATACCTGTGTAGAGCCACTGCGCATGGCTGGAAGATGGGACAAGACGGCAAAGAAAAGGATTAATGTTTCCATGCCTGCAATTGTGGCAGATTACAACAACCACATGGGTGGTATTACCATACTCGACTCCTTTCTGGCAAAGTACCGATTTAGAATGCGGTCTAGGAGATGGTATATCTACCTCTCTTGGCATTTTCTCTCCGTGGCTCTGGTCAATAGTTGGCTAATGTACAAGCGAGAATGCCGCTTGTTGCAGCTTCCAGACCAATAA
- the LOC137388481 gene encoding transcription factor Adf-1-like, producing MANEEFQLISLVQKYPALYDRQDQFYKRPTMKENAWQEIAEQLTMGTQECEAKFRNFRTRFSKYLKDRRADVGPLKPEFEVARFLITHIKHREPKSNSVVEVKAVTDLLTTESADPISIDHSTTDPSTTEPSTTDPTTTDPTTTDPTTTDPTTTDPTTTETRPRPTALFSPTQARKRTWQKTTDSQEIDWAILAAIQEQQQNDRDEDMLFCMALVPKLRKLKGLAKSKCHLDILTLVANAEINAEQHKPHNNEPPQQSFTSPLDM from the exons ATGGCTAATGAGGAATTCCAATTGATTTCGTTGGTTCAGAAGTACCCAGCCTTATACGACAGACAAG ACCAGTTCTACAAAAGGCCAACTATGAAGGAAAATGCTTGGCAGGAAATAGCAGAGCAGTTGACTATGGGCACGCAGGAGTGTGAAGCGAAGTTTAGGAACTTTAGGACTAGGttttccaaatatttgaaagaCAGAAGAG CAGATGTGGGTCCACTAAAGCCAGAGTTTGAGGTGGCAAGGTTTTTAATAACTCACATCAAACACCGAGAGCCCAAGTCAAACTCAGTTGTAGAAGTCAAGGCTGTTACAGATTTATTGACAACAGAGTCTGCTGACCCCATATCAATTGACCATTCGACGACAGACCCTTCGACGACAGAACCTTCGACGACAGACCCTACTACAACAGACCCTACTACGACAGACCCTACTACGACAGACCCTACTACGACAGACCCTACAACGACAGAGACACGCCCTCGTCCAACAGCATTATTTTCACCAACCCAAGCCAGGAAACGAACATGGCAAAAAACTACAGACAGCCAAGAG ATTGATTGGGCTATACTTGCTGCAATACAAGAACAACAGCAGAATGACAGGGATGAGGACATGCTCTTCTGCATGGCACTAGTTCCAAAGCTGCGGAAATTAAAAGGGCTAGCCAAATCCAAATGTCATCTGGACATATTAACACTTGTTGCCAATGCAGAAATAAATGCTGAACAGCATAAACCACACAACAATGAACCGCCACAGCAATCATTTACCTCTCCACTTGATATGTAA